In Pseudomonas deceptionensis, a single window of DNA contains:
- a CDS encoding dipeptidase encodes MSPAELHADSIVIDGLIIAKWNRELFEDMRKGGLTAANCTVSVWEGFQATINNIVASQTLIRENSDLVIPVKTTADIRRAKALGKTGIIFGFQNAHAFEDQLGYIEIFKQLGVGVVQMCYNTQNLVGTGCYERDGGLSGFGREVVAEMNRVGIMCDLSHVGSKTSEEVILESKKPVCYSHCLPSGLKEHPRNKSDAELKFIADHGGFVGVTMFAPFLAKGIDSTIDDYAEAIEYTMNIVGEDAIGIGTDFTQGHGQDFFEMLTHDKGYARRLTSFGKIINPLGIRTVGEFPNLTETLLKRGHPERVVRKIMGENWVNVLKDVWGE; translated from the coding sequence ATGAGCCCAGCCGAGTTGCACGCCGACAGCATCGTTATCGACGGGCTGATCATTGCCAAATGGAACCGCGAACTGTTCGAAGACATGCGCAAAGGTGGCCTCACGGCAGCCAACTGCACCGTCTCGGTATGGGAAGGCTTTCAAGCCACGATCAACAACATCGTCGCCAGCCAGACCCTGATCCGTGAAAACAGCGACCTGGTGATCCCGGTCAAGACCACCGCCGACATTCGGCGTGCCAAGGCGCTGGGCAAAACTGGGATCATCTTCGGCTTCCAGAACGCCCATGCCTTTGAAGACCAGCTCGGCTACATCGAGATCTTCAAGCAGCTCGGGGTTGGCGTGGTGCAGATGTGCTACAACACCCAGAACCTGGTGGGCACCGGTTGCTACGAACGCGATGGCGGGCTCTCGGGCTTTGGCCGCGAGGTGGTGGCTGAAATGAACCGTGTCGGGATCATGTGCGACCTGTCCCACGTGGGCTCCAAAACCTCGGAAGAGGTGATCCTGGAATCGAAAAAACCGGTCTGCTACTCCCATTGCCTGCCGTCCGGCCTTAAAGAACACCCGCGCAACAAATCCGACGCTGAACTCAAATTCATTGCCGACCATGGCGGCTTTGTCGGCGTGACCATGTTCGCGCCGTTTCTGGCCAAGGGCATCGATTCGACCATCGACGACTACGCCGAAGCCATCGAGTACACGATGAATATCGTCGGTGAAGACGCCATTGGCATTGGCACCGATTTCACCCAGGGCCACGGTCAGGACTTCTTCGAGATGCTGACCCACGACAAGGGCTATGCCCGCCGTCTGACCAGCTTCGGCAAGATCATCAACCCGCTGGGCATCCGCACCGTGGGCGAGTTCCCCAACCTCACCGAAACCCTGCTCAAACGCGGCCACCCCGAGCGCGTGGTGCGCAAGATCATGGGCGAGAACTGGGTCAACGTCCTTAAGGACGTCTGGGGCGAATAA
- a CDS encoding 4-vinyl reductase — MAKIAPQLPIEVDSETGVWTSDALPMLYVPRHFFVNNHMGIEEVLGADAYAEILYKAGYKSAWHWCEKEAECHGIEGVAVFEHYMKRLSQRGWGLFTIQDIDLDKGTATIKLEHSCFVYVYGKVGRKVDYMFTGWFAGAMDQILQARGSHIRTVAEQVYSGSEEGHDHGLFIVKPL; from the coding sequence ATGGCTAAAATCGCCCCGCAATTGCCTATCGAAGTCGACAGCGAAACCGGCGTCTGGACCTCCGACGCCCTGCCGATGCTCTACGTGCCCCGGCATTTTTTCGTCAACAACCACATGGGCATCGAAGAAGTCCTGGGCGCTGACGCCTATGCCGAAATCCTCTACAAGGCCGGCTACAAATCCGCCTGGCACTGGTGCGAAAAAGAAGCCGAATGCCACGGCATCGAAGGCGTCGCGGTGTTCGAACACTACATGAAACGCCTGTCCCAGCGCGGCTGGGGCCTGTTCACTATCCAGGACATCGACCTGGATAAAGGCACCGCCACCATCAAGCTTGAACACTCCTGCTTCGTCTACGTGTACGGCAAGGTCGGGCGCAAGGTCGACTACATGTTCACCGGCTGGTTTGCCGGCGCCATGGACCAGATTCTGCAAGCGCGCGGCAGCCACATTCGCACGGTGGCCGAACAGGTTTATAGCGGCTCGGAAGAAGGCCATGACCACGGCTTGTTTATCGTCAAACCGTTGTAA